From one Streptomyces spiramyceticus genomic stretch:
- a CDS encoding DUF418 domain-containing protein yields MTESVSAVRCPPVTGEGKDAGTGTRQAGRLPLLDVLRGAAILGTLMTNVWIFTSPGAEWGILSGTVDRASGFSLPVVAEGTFRFLADGKFLAMLTILFGVGLAIQFGSAAKRGQPWPGRYRWRALFLFAEGTLHFVLVFAWDVLMGYAVTALLVAWLLTRSDRFRRVVMWGAAGLHLAGMSLLTLALVAVGSDGDGSGGVDSESGVDSDVVALYADGSYLEQVTFRLQHAAVLRIEPVLSFALLVFLFLLGVRLFRAGAFSADERGRRIRVRMLGWGLGVGLPLNAAAALGGPDFFLFGRYVAAPVMAVGYIGLIGVLTDRVRKTGLLTLGLTSVGRTALTCYVAQNALCVVVSYGFGLGLAARLEGSGPWWVMGLWAAVCLTLMAGSVLWLRRFSHGPLEAVQRWALRR; encoded by the coding sequence ATGACGGAGAGCGTAAGTGCGGTTCGGTGCCCGCCTGTTACGGGTGAGGGCAAGGACGCGGGCACAGGCACCCGGCAGGCGGGGCGGCTGCCACTCCTCGACGTACTGCGCGGGGCGGCGATCCTCGGCACGCTCATGACCAACGTGTGGATCTTCACGAGCCCGGGGGCGGAGTGGGGCATCCTCTCGGGAACCGTCGACCGGGCGTCCGGCTTCTCTCTGCCGGTGGTGGCCGAAGGCACCTTCAGGTTCCTCGCCGACGGCAAGTTCCTGGCCATGCTGACCATCCTGTTCGGCGTCGGCCTTGCCATCCAGTTCGGGTCGGCGGCCAAGCGCGGACAGCCGTGGCCGGGCCGCTACCGGTGGCGGGCGCTGTTCCTGTTCGCCGAAGGCACCCTGCACTTCGTCCTGGTCTTCGCCTGGGACGTACTCATGGGGTACGCCGTCACCGCGCTTCTGGTGGCCTGGCTGCTCACCCGCTCCGACCGGTTCAGGAGGGTGGTGATGTGGGGCGCGGCGGGGCTGCATCTCGCGGGCATGTCCCTGCTCACGCTGGCGCTCGTCGCCGTCGGCTCGGACGGGGACGGTTCCGGCGGCGTGGACAGTGAGAGTGGCGTGGACAGTGACGTCGTGGCTCTCTACGCGGACGGCAGCTATCTGGAGCAAGTGACGTTCCGCCTCCAGCACGCCGCGGTCCTGCGCATCGAGCCGGTGCTGTCGTTCGCGCTGCTGGTCTTCCTCTTCCTGCTGGGCGTACGGCTGTTCCGCGCGGGCGCGTTCTCCGCCGACGAGCGCGGGCGGCGCATCAGGGTCCGCATGCTCGGCTGGGGCCTGGGTGTCGGGCTGCCGCTGAACGCGGCGGCGGCCCTCGGAGGCCCGGACTTCTTCCTGTTCGGCCGCTATGTGGCGGCTCCGGTGATGGCGGTGGGCTACATCGGCCTCATCGGCGTTCTGACGGACCGGGTGCGCAAGACCGGCCTGCTCACGCTGGGACTCACCTCGGTCGGCCGTACGGCGCTGACGTGTTATGTCGCCCAGAACGCGCTCTGCGTGGTTGTTTCCTACGGCTTCGGTCTCGGCCTGGCCGCCCGGCTCGAAGGCAGCGGCCCGTGGTGGGTCATGGGCCTGTGGGCGGCGGTGTGTCTGACGCTGATGGCCGGATCCGTGCTGTGGCTGCGCCGGTTCTCCCACGGGCCGCTGGAGGCGGTGCAGAGGTGGGCGCTGCGGCGGTGA